From Scatophagus argus isolate fScaArg1 chromosome 10, fScaArg1.pri, whole genome shotgun sequence, a single genomic window includes:
- the LOC124066454 gene encoding uncharacterized protein LOC124066454: protein MTVQLSFLLILTGIHSITTVSDVSVKAGDSISIPCLYDSQYRDNVKYLCKGYYWFSCSLTVKANQQNSEKFSISDDKTQRIFTVTIKNLTDQDSDYWCAVDVTGALDVLNYFHLSVTGGSPGLYVDRQEITGVIVENITINCYHHNPGEMKWCRRGSSCVTGSSGSIDGTTVAINASISNVFTVTMSGLRTQSRGWYMCVKGDFQMPVHLTVSERPTTSKYYK from the exons ATGACTGTTCAACTCAGCTTTCTGCTTATCCTCACTG gAATTCACAGTATAACTACAGTCAGTGACGTGTCAGTGAAGGCTGGAGATTCCATCTCTATCCCATGTCTGTATGACTCACAATACAGAGACAATGTGAAATACTTATGTAAAGGATATTATTGGTTCTCCTGCTCACTTACAGTTAAAGCAAACCAACAAAATTCTGAAAAGTTTTCAATCTCTGATGACAAAACCCAAAGAATCTTCACTGTGACTATAAAAAATCTGACAGATCAGGACAGTGATTACTGGTGTGCTGTGGACGTTACTGGAGCTTTagatgttttaaattattttcacctgtcagtcactGGTG GTTCACCCGGTCTTTATGTGGATCGTCAAGAGATTACAGGAGTTATTGTAGAAAACATAACAATCAATTGTTACCATCACAACCCTGGAGAAATGAAGTGGTGCAGGCGGGGCAGCTCCTGTGTGACGGGGTCATCTGGATCAATAGATGGAACAACAGTGGCCATCAATGCAAGcatctcaaatgttttcactgtgactaTGAGTGGACTGAGGACACAGAGCCGCGGCTGGTATATGTGTGTCAAAGGAGACTTTCAGATGCCAGTGCATTTAACTGTCAGTGAACGACCAACGACCAGTAAGTACTATAAATAA
- the LOC124066453 gene encoding uncharacterized protein LOC124066453, which translates to MAVQLSFLILTGLTGIHSITTVSEVSVKAGDLISIPCLYDSQYRDNVKYLCKGYYYNYCSYAIRTNQPNSEKFSISDDKTRRIFTVTMRNWTNQGSDYWCAVEVNGRPDVRKYFHLSVTGGSPSLYVDRQEITGFNGENITISCYHHNPGEMKWCRLGSSCVTGSSGSIDGTTVTINASISNVFTVTMSGLRTQSSGWYMCVKGDLQMPVHLTVSERPTTIADNLTASSPSPEAVKHSFGLASFIIPLSLLALALVVIMFTWFNLKRHNQTKKESSATTTAEEEVTYSDVQHVRKTSSKRSGLDIKSNVDIMYSSVITAQVPTVQMVDAENVTYSALVQAE; encoded by the exons ATGGCTGTTCAGCTCAGCTTTCTTATCCTCACTGGACTTACAG GAATTCACAGTATAACTACAGTCAGTGAAGTGTCGGTGAAAGCTGGAGATTTAATCTCTATCCCATGTCTCTATGACTCACAATACAGAGACAACGTGAAATACTTGTGTAAAGGATATTACTATAACTACTGCTCATATGCGATTAGAACAAACCAACCAAATTCAGAAAAGTTTTCAATCTCTGATGACAAAACCCGAAGAATTTTCACTGTGACTATGAGAAACTGGACGAATCAGGGGAGTGATTACTGGTGTGCTGTGGAGGTTAATGGACGGCcagatgtcagaaaatattttcacctgtcagtcaccGGAG GTTCGCCCAGTCTTTATGTGGATCGTCAAGAGATTACAGGATTTAATGGAGAAAACATAACAATCAGTTGTTACCATCACAACCCTGGCGAAATGAAGTGGTGCAGGCTGGGCAGTTCCTGTGTGACGGGGTCATCTGGATCAATAGATGGAACAACAGTAACCATCAATGCAAGcatctcaaatgttttcactgtgactaTGAGTGGACTGAGGACACAGAGCAGCGGCTGGTATATGTGTGTCAAAGGAGACTTACAGATGCCAGTGCATTTAACTGTCAGTGAGCGACCAACGACCA TAGCAGACAATTTAACCGCCTCATCACCCAGTCCCGAGGCCGTGAAACACTCCTTTGGTTTAGCGAGCTTCATCATCCCTTTGAGTCTGCTGGCCCTTGCTCTAGTGGTGATCATGTTCACCTGGTTTAACTTAAAAAGACACA ATCAAACCAAAAAAGAATCATCAGCTACCACGACA GCTGAAGAGGAAGTAACATACAGTGATGTTCAGCATGTGAGAAAAACTTCCAGCAAG AGGTCAGGTCTTGATATAAAGAGCAATGTGGACATCATGTACAGCTCTGTGATTACTGCACAAGTACCAACTGTACAAATG GTTGACGCTGAGAATGTAACATATAGCGCATTGGTTCAGGCAGAATAG
- the polh gene encoding DNA polymerase eta yields MEYGKERVVALVDMDCFYVQVEQRLNPALRNTPCVVAQYKTWKGGSIIAVSYEARAHGVTRNMWVEDAKKLCPDLQVARVRESHGKADLTHYREASVEVIEVMSRFAVIERASIDEAYMDLTAAVQQRLKNMNDKGQIEPQMLKTTYIQGYPKNSPEQEAPAEDVAMDKEEQRSRGVQQWLASLPVLPSGAQNSADLQLTVGAVIVEEMRAAVEKHTGYRCSAGISHNKVLAKLACGLNKPNRQTIMPLDSVTELFTSLPIGKIRNLGGKLGASIAETLGIENMGDVTRFSRAHLEQHFGEKTGQWLYDLCRGIEFEAVKPRQLPKSIGCSKNFPGKTSLATKEQVQYWLHQLALELEERLTKDREANGRVAKLLTVGVRQLGDKRPNSFSRCCALVRYEASKLSSDSFAIIKSLNTAGTQQTTWTPPLTLLHLSASKFSDAPSAGRIAGFLSSDVTSTQSVATSQSCTKAPSELKNSTCKQPGTIQSFFQKAAEKQRQKVTKDEEDDNIGSTGILPSSSSHTISAADAQLETDNSCEVPVSHSENSSLSPHSGISSFFHKKTFERSLETSALNKPDRGQRPGPANKEDSEDTVAAVPDLQAERSSEFTSHQSPREELRDELDIDPAVGHHLPSVAREDLLNCERCGQDVLVWEMPEHSDYHFALDLQNSISSSTGSANTSSPSSSSVSSSLSSLGVAAAGVTQSSRGKTKTRGQSGPQPKRHRSQGGSTGTLDSFFKRN; encoded by the exons ATGGAGTACGGAAAAGAGAGGGTGGTGGCGTTAGTAGACATGGATTGCTTTTACGTACAGGTGGAACAGCGGCTCAATCCAGCTCTGAGGAACACTCCCTGTGTGGTTGCCCAGTACAAGACGTGGAAAGGAGGCAG TATCATAGCTGTGAGCTATGAGGCTCGGGCCCATGGTGTCACAAGGAACATGTGGGTGGAAGATGCAAAGAAACTGTGTCCAGATCTCCAGGTGGCAAGAGTGCGTGAGTCTCATGGCAAGGCAGACCTGACACA TTACAGGGAGGCGAGTGTGGAGGTGATTGAGGTAATGTCTCGCTTTGCTGTGATTGAGAGAGCCAGCATTGATGAGGCCTACATGGATCTGACTGCAGCTGTCCAGCAACGGCTGAAAAACATGAACGACAAAGGACAAATTGAGCCTCAAATGCTGAAGACAACCTACATCCAGGGATACCCAAAAAATTCACCTGAACAGGAAGCACCTGCAGAGGATGTTGCCATGGACAAAG AGGAGCAAAGGTCCAGAGGTGTCCAGCAGTGGCTGGCCTCCTTACCTGTCCTCCCATCAGGGGCGCAGAACTCTGCAGACTTGCAGCTCACTGTGGGGGCAGTCATCGTAGAGGAAATGAGGGcagctgtggaaaaacacacaggttACCGCTGTTCAGCAGGGATATCACACAATAAG GTATTAGCCAAACTAGCATGTGGTCTGAACAAACCTAATCGACAAACCATTATGCCGTTGGACTCTGTGACAGAACTCTTCACATCTCTACCCATCGGCAAGAT CCGTAACCTGGGGGGTAAGCTGGGTGCATCCATTGCAGAAACTCTGGGAATAGAGAACATGGGAGATGTGACTCGCTTCTCTCGGGCCCATCTGGAACAGCACTTTGGAGAAAAGACGGG CCAGTGGCTGTATGACTTGTGCCGGGGGATTGAGTTTGAAGCAGTGAAACCCAGACAGCTTCCCAAGTCCATCGGCTGCAGTAAAAACTTCCCCGGGAAGACATCGCTGGCTACTAAAGAGCAG GTACAGTATTGGCTTCATCAGCTGGCCCTTGAGCTGGAGGAAAGGCTGACCAAGGACAGAGAAGCG AATGGACGAGTGGCCAAGTTGTTGACAGTTGGTGTACGTCAGCTCGGGGACAAAAGGCCAAATAGCTTCTCACGCTGTTGTGCTCTGGTGCGCTATGAAGCATCCAAACTATCCAGTGACAGCTTTGCTATCATCAAGAGTCTCAATACGGCAGGAACCCAACAGACAACGTG GACTCCACCCCTCACCCTGCTGCACCTCTCAGCTAGCAAATTCAGTGATGCTCCATCAGCGGGGAGGATTGCTGGCTTTCTTTCCAGTGATGTCACTTCAACCCAGAGTGTCGCCACCTCTCAGTCTTGCACCAAGGCACCTTCTGAATTGAAAAACTCCACCTGCAAACAGCCCGGCACCATCCAGTCCTTTTTTCAAAaggcagctgaaaaacaaagacagaaggtgacaaaagatgaggaagatgacaACATAGGCTCCACAGGAATCCTCCCATCTTCATCGTCTCACACAatctctgctgctgatgctcaGTTAGAGACAGATAACAGTTGCGAGGTACCAGTTTCTCACTCTGAAAATAGTTCCTTGAGCCCTCATTCAggcatttcctctttcttccacAAGAAGACTTTTGAAAGAAGCTTAGAGACCTCAGCACTGAACAAGCCTGATAGGGGACAGAGGCCTGGACCTGCCAATAAAGAAGACTCTGAAgacactgtggctgctgtgccTGACCTGCAAGCAGAACGTAGCTCAGAGTTTACATCTCATCAGTCGCCACGTGAAGAGTTGAGGGATGAACTGGACATCGATCCAGCGGTAGGTCACCATCTTCCCAGCGTTGCCAGAGAAGACCTGTTAAACTGTGAACGCTGTGGCCAGGATGTGTTGGTTTGGGAAATGCCTGAACACAGTGACTACCACTTTGCCCTGGACCTCCAGAATTCAATCTCTTCATCCACAGGTTCAGCAaacacctcctccccctcctcttcctctgtctcttcttcgCTGTCATCTCTTGGAGTAGCAGCTGCAGGCGTCACCCAGTCCTCCAGGGGCAAGACAAAAACCAGAGGCCAGTCAGGACCCCAACCAAAAAGACATCGCTCCCAAGGTGGAAGCACGGGTACTCTGGATTCTTTTTTCAAGAGGAACTGA
- the LOC124066037 gene encoding otoraplin-like, producing the protein MKYPVAILLCVGLLHQTVRAVIMDKLADNKICGDSECSYVLSMATALDDFISPDCRFINIKKGQMVYVYSKLAPEEGAGVFWSGSVYSERYVDQMGIIGYFPATVVKETYKFVQDTVKIPTTEMDFYCD; encoded by the exons ATGAAGTACCCAGTGGCGATTCTTCTCTGTGTGGGACTACTGCACCAGACTGTGAGGGCTGTCATCATGGATAAACTAGCAGACAACAAGATTTGTGGAGATTCAGAATGCTCAT ATGTTCTCTCTATGGCCACGGCCTTGGATGACTTCATATCTCCTGACTGTAGATTCATCAACATCAAGAAGGGTCAGATGGTTTATGTGTATTCTAAACTTGCACCAGAGGAGGGCGCCGGAGTCTTCTGGTCTGGAAGC GTTTACAGTGAACGGTATGTGGACCAGATGGGCATCATCGGATACTTTCCTGCAACTGTCGTGAAGGAGACATATAAGTTTGTGCAAGACACAGTTAAGATCCCCACAACT GAAATGGATTTCTATTGTGATTAA
- the LOC124065760 gene encoding uncharacterized protein LOC124065760 isoform X2 — MFSLVFELVVADVQGIRSITTVSEVSVKAGYSVSIPCLYDSQYRDNVKYLCKGYYFNSCSYAIRTNQPNSRKFSISDDKTQRIFTVTIKDLTYQDSDYWCAVEINDGKDVRKYFHLSVTRGFPSLPVAQQEITGFNGENINFNCYHHNPGEMKWCRLGSSCVTGSSGSIDGTTVTINASISNVFTVTMSGLRTQSSGWYMCVKGDLQMPVHLTVSERPTTTTSEPVSLTTASEPGNLNTSFTEKAPNVAHGEQHRVSVDLKSFMIPLCLLILIVMVTLFIWFRLKKRKQIKDVSTPAKTEADEQAMYSTVDIRKKSSGQPSYTESDVDIIYSSVVTTRQKRARRVEANDENVTYSTLA; from the exons ATGTTTAGTCTTGTGTTTGAGCTGGTTGTGGCGGATGTACAAG GTATTCGCAGTATAACTACAGTCAGTGAAGTGTCAGTGAAGGCTGGATATTCAGTCTCTATCCCATGTCTCTACGACTCACAATACAGAGACAACGTGAAATACTTGTGTAAAGGATATTACTTTAACTCCTGCTCATATGCGATTAGAACAAATCAACCAAATTCAAGAAAGTTTTCAATCTCTGATGACAAAACCCAAAGAATTTTCACTGTGACTATAAAAGATCTGACATATCAGGACAGTGATTACTGGTGTGCTGTGGAGATTAACGATGGGAaagatgtcagaaaatattttcacctgtcagtcaccAGAG GTTTCCCCAGTCTTCCTGTGGCTCAGCAGGAGATTACAGGATTTAATGGAGAAAACATAAACTTCAATTGTTACCATCACAACCCTGGAGAAATGAAGTGGTGCAGGCTGGGCAGCTCCTGTGTGACGGGGTCGTCTGGATCAATAGATGGAACAACAGTAACCATCAATGCAAGcatctcaaatgttttcactgtgactaTGAGTGGACTGAGGACACAGAGCAGTGGCTGGTATATGTGTGTCAAAGGAGACTTACAGATGCCAGTGCATTTAACTGTTAGTGAGAGACCTACAACTA CCACTTCTGAACCTGTGAGTCTCACCACTGCTTCTGAGCCTGGGAATCTCAACACTTCTTTTACAGAAAAAGCACCTAACGTAGCTCATGGTGAACAGCACAG AGTTTCAGTTGACCTAAAGAGCTTCATGATCCCTTTGTGCTTGTTGATCCTCATTGTAATGGTAACCTTGTTCATCTGGTTTCGATTGAAAAAGCGCA AGCAGATCAAAGATGTGTCAACACCAGCCAAGACAGAA GCTGATGAGCAAGCAATGTACAGCACTGTTgacataagaaaaaaatcatcgGGGCAG CCGTCATATACTGAAAGTGATGTGGACATTATTTATAGTTCTGTGGTAACCACAAGGCAAAAACGTGCTCGGAGG GTGGAAGCAAATGATGAGAATGTCACATACAGCACACTGGCTTAG
- the gtpbp2a gene encoding GTP-binding protein 2, giving the protein MDARVSELFCSGNGHGSGSQGGASNVKPGNGFGVAPKKACVKNNKKSKARFSRNFKPSNNTPYLPPEAEEGNIEYKLKLVNPTQYRFEHLATQMKWRLQEGRGEAVYQIGVEDNGMLVGLSEEDMRASLKTLHKLAEKVGADITVLREREVDYDSDVPHKIAEVLIRKVPDDQQFLDLRVAVLGNVDSGKSTLLGVLTQGELDNGRGRARLNLFRHLHEIQTGRTSSISFEILGFNSKGEVVNYSESRTAEEICENASKMITFIDLAGHHKYLKTTIFGLTSYCPDFAMLVVSANTGIAGTTREHLGLAMALKVPIFIVISKVDLCTRATVERTVRQLERVLKQPGCNKVPMVIGSKDDAVTAAQQFAHSPNITPIFTLSSVSGESLDLLKVFFNIIPPLSNSKEQEELMQQLTEFQVDEIYTVPEVGTVVGGTLYSGICREGDHLVVGPTDSGHFHKLTIGSIQRNRSACRVLRAGQAATLALGNFDRSLLRKGMVMVSPEMDPTICWMFEAEIVLLFHAKTFHKGFQVTVHIGNVRQTATVEAVYGKEELRTGEKAVVLFKFIKHPEYLKVGAKVLFRQGVTKGIGHVTKLQPIVQYRPSQSEDDEA; this is encoded by the exons ATGGATGCGCGGGTATCTGAGTTATTTTGCTCAGGAAATGGACATGGCTCTGGATCTCAGGGTGGTGCGTCCAACGTCAAACCGGGAAATGGCTTTGGGGTAGCCCCTAAAAAAGCTTGTGTTAAGAACAACAAGAAATCCAAGGCTCGATTTTCTCGCAACTTCAAACCAAGTAATAACACCCCGTATCTACCTCCAGAG GCTGAAGAGGGAAATATAGAGTACAAG CTGAAGCTGGTGAACCCCACGCAATACCGCTTCGAACACCTggcaacacaaatgaaatggcGACTGCAGGAGGGCCGAGGCGAAGCTGTCTATCAAATAGGTGTTGAGGATAATGGCATGCTGGTGGGACTGTCAGAGGAAGATATGAGGGCGTCACTGAAAACGCTTCACAAACTTGCTGAGAA AGTTGGAGCTGACATCACTGTTCTCAGAGAGCGAGAGGTGGACTACGACTCTGATGTGCCTCATAAGATTGCTGAGGTTCTCATTCGAAAGGTGCCAGATGACCAGCAG tttttgGACCTCAGAGTAGCTGTGCTGGGTAATGTGGACTCTGGCAAGTCCACTCTTTTGGGTGTTTTGACACAGGGTGAGCTGGACAATGGACGGGGAAGAGCGAGGCTCAACCTCTTCAGACATTTGCATGAGATTCAGACTGGACGAACTTCAAGCATCAGCTTTGAGATCCTTGGCTTCAATAGTAAAGGAGAG GTTGTGAATTACAGCGAATCTCGGACAGCCGAGGAGATTTGTGAGAATGCCTCTAAAATGATCACATTCATTGATCTGGCGGGTCACCACAAGTACCTGAAGACCACCATCTTTGGCCTCACCAGTTACTGCCCGGATTTCGCTATGCTGGTCGTCAGCGCAAATACTGGCATTG cTGGAACGACACGGGAGCATCTTGGACTTGCCATGGCCCTGAAGGTTCCCATCTTCATCGTCATCAGTAAGGTGGACCTCTGCACGCGGGCTACAGTGGAGCGCACTGTGCGCCAGTTGGAGCGTGTCCTGAAGCAGCCGGGCTGCAATAAGGTGCCCATGGTCATAGGCAGCAAAGATGATGCggtcacagcagcacagcagttcGCCCATTCACCTAA TATCACACCCATCTTCACCTTGTCCAGCGTGTCTGGAGAGAGTCTAGACTTGCTTAAGGTCTTCTTCAACATCATCCCTCCTCTCAGCAACAgcaaggagcaggaggagcttATGCAACAGCTAACTGAGTTTCAG GTGGATGAGATCTACACAGTGCCAGAGGTGGGGACTGTGGTGGGGGGTACTCTGTACAG TGGTATTTGCCGTGAGGGAGATCATCTTGTGGTAGGCCCCACTGACTCTGGCCACTTCCACAAGTTGACCATTGGGAGCATCCAAAGAAATCGCTCGGCGTGCAGAGTACTCAGGGCAGGTCAGGCTGCCACACTCGCCTTGGGCAACTTTGACCGGTCACTGCTGCGCAAG GGCATGGTGATGGTTAGTCCAGAGATGGATCCTACCATATGCTGGATGTTTGAGGCTGAGATTGTGCTACTCTTTCATGCCAAGACTTTTCACAAGGGCTTCCAAGTTACTGTGCACATTGGCAATGTGAGACAGACCGCTACTGTGGAAGCTGTGTATGGCAAG gaggagctgaggactGGGGAAAAAGCAGTGGTTCTCTTCAAGTTCATCAAGCACCCGGAATACCTAAAGGTGGGAGCTAAGGTGCTCTTCAGACAGGGTGTGACTAAAGGTATCGGACACGTCACCAAATTGCAACCCATCGTCCAGTACCGGCCATCCCAAAGCGAGGATGATGAAGCCTAA
- the LOC124065760 gene encoding uncharacterized protein LOC124065760 isoform X1 codes for MAAYLKILLILTGLTGIRSITTVSEVSVKAGYSVSIPCLYDSQYRDNVKYLCKGYYFNSCSYAIRTNQPNSRKFSISDDKTQRIFTVTIKDLTYQDSDYWCAVEINDGKDVRKYFHLSVTRGFPSLPVAQQEITGFNGENINFNCYHHNPGEMKWCRLGSSCVTGSSGSIDGTTVTINASISNVFTVTMSGLRTQSSGWYMCVKGDLQMPVHLTVSERPTTTTSEPVSLTTASEPGNLNTSFTEKAPNVAHGEQHRVSVDLKSFMIPLCLLILIVMVTLFIWFRLKKRKQIKDVSTPAKTEADEQAMYSTVDIRKKSSGQPSYTESDVDIIYSSVVTTRQKRARRVEANDENVTYSTLA; via the exons ATGGCTGCTTATCTCAaaatcctcctcatcctcaccgGGCTAACAG GTATTCGCAGTATAACTACAGTCAGTGAAGTGTCAGTGAAGGCTGGATATTCAGTCTCTATCCCATGTCTCTACGACTCACAATACAGAGACAACGTGAAATACTTGTGTAAAGGATATTACTTTAACTCCTGCTCATATGCGATTAGAACAAATCAACCAAATTCAAGAAAGTTTTCAATCTCTGATGACAAAACCCAAAGAATTTTCACTGTGACTATAAAAGATCTGACATATCAGGACAGTGATTACTGGTGTGCTGTGGAGATTAACGATGGGAaagatgtcagaaaatattttcacctgtcagtcaccAGAG GTTTCCCCAGTCTTCCTGTGGCTCAGCAGGAGATTACAGGATTTAATGGAGAAAACATAAACTTCAATTGTTACCATCACAACCCTGGAGAAATGAAGTGGTGCAGGCTGGGCAGCTCCTGTGTGACGGGGTCGTCTGGATCAATAGATGGAACAACAGTAACCATCAATGCAAGcatctcaaatgttttcactgtgactaTGAGTGGACTGAGGACACAGAGCAGTGGCTGGTATATGTGTGTCAAAGGAGACTTACAGATGCCAGTGCATTTAACTGTTAGTGAGAGACCTACAACTA CCACTTCTGAACCTGTGAGTCTCACCACTGCTTCTGAGCCTGGGAATCTCAACACTTCTTTTACAGAAAAAGCACCTAACGTAGCTCATGGTGAACAGCACAG AGTTTCAGTTGACCTAAAGAGCTTCATGATCCCTTTGTGCTTGTTGATCCTCATTGTAATGGTAACCTTGTTCATCTGGTTTCGATTGAAAAAGCGCA AGCAGATCAAAGATGTGTCAACACCAGCCAAGACAGAA GCTGATGAGCAAGCAATGTACAGCACTGTTgacataagaaaaaaatcatcgGGGCAG CCGTCATATACTGAAAGTGATGTGGACATTATTTATAGTTCTGTGGTAACCACAAGGCAAAAACGTGCTCGGAGG GTGGAAGCAAATGATGAGAATGTCACATACAGCACACTGGCTTAG